The DNA region TGTTTCCAAAGTTAAGAAgctgtaaaaaatgaaagactaGAATTAAGATCAGGTCACTATCAACCAACCAGCCGGGAACCAGATACGCACCACTTCTCCAATCAGAGTGGACAGGTTGGGGGCCACCTGACTCATTTTGGAGCGCAGGTACTCCTGTAGCTGAAGTCTGTATGCCGTGAGGGAGATGACCCTGCTGGAGAAGCTCTCGATGTTGATCAGGTCGATTGGCGAGATGTCCATACCTGAGGGAGCAGCAGTCATTGTTTCAGGAGTGTGTGCACCACCACAGCCCCACGCCGACTTCCGTTAAACGGCTCGGATGGTTCAGTTAAAAGTGATGCTGTCATCACGTGGACTCAGTGGATTGACAGATTATAGAGACATCACGACTCCTGAGCCagacgccaccccccccccccccccccggcgtcAAGCGGGCGTGTCTCTTACCCATGGAGCTACGGGAGGCCTCCAGAATGGACTGAGCTTTGGCACCATCCATGGTGATCTCCTCCAGAGACTCCAGACTCTCCTCGCTCAGCTCCTTCCTGTTCCCGATCAACTTGGCCAGCTTGCAGTACGTCGCGTTGTCACTCACTATCTTGATGAGCTCGGGGAAATGATAGCCGTACCACTCACTAGACACAGAGAAGACGACATTAGGAACAAGAACACCATCCACAAAAAGTTGGGATGAGTGGAAACTCAAAAACCAAAAAGCATGGTTGCTGGTAAGTCCAAACTTGGATGACTGTCTCCGTCTCAGGTGGTGGTCCGTCCTGCTGACAGACTAAGCATGCCCAAGGACTGGCTTTTAGTGTCCCTCCTCTTCCTATACAGCCAGACCAGTAGGGGCGCTGTCTGTGGTAAGCATTGGGAGGTTGCTGAGTTTTTCACGTGCGGTCAGTCCCTCTTGCCTGCATGGGGTTCACACCCCCGGGGCAGGAGGGCTGAAGAATCACAAACCACAGCACGACACCTCAATGCACACGCAAGACTTGGTCAAATGCAAAATGTTTAAGCTCACAAGACATTAGTGGTCAGAAGAAAAACCAAAATCTGTTATTTGTCCCACAGAACGAGGCACAGTGAATGCAAATTAAGATAAGTCAAGATCACTCGGCACGCTTTTAGGGCAATGTCCGTTTGGTAAACAGTTAGATTCACACACAAGGCAGAGACAGCCAGCCAAGTTAAAGATCAGTTTAACAGAACCAGCTGCATTCAAACCAGCATACCGCACGCGCATGGAGAAGGTGTTGATGTCCTTGTCCAGCTGGTCCAGAAGGGCGATGGACTGTATGATCATGTTGTCCACCCTGTTGACGTTGAACTTCACCTTGGCTCTGGAGTAACTGTGGCCCAGACCAAGCTGGGCTTTAGAGGCCGCCTGAGCCGTGAGACCCTTCACCAGCGAGGAGAAGTGCAGCCTCACACCTGGGGACACGGAGGACTTCATCACCAGACCAAATCAGAGCTGGGGAGGGCGGGTGGGTTCTTGAAACAAGCCCCACTGTTCAGGTTTTCAGTATTAAACATCAGACATCAGTAAGTATAGACACATCACAACAGAGCAGGCGTGGCTGTACTGCGACGACTCGCTCGAGCTAATTCTTCAAACCTCTGAGTATCTCTGCCACGACTCCTCCGGTCTGGACGGACAGGCCCAGTTCCTCCTGCAGGGCCGCACCGAGCTTGCCATCAGCCACCCCCAAGAGGTTCTTCTTTTTGCCACCAGGCAAGTTTGTCTCCAAAAACAGCTTAAGATCCGCATGGACGACTCCTGACAAGAATTCGAACAGTTAATAACCAAGAAAGCTCATAACATTTGGGGCATTTGCCCAATACATgttaaaattataaataaagTTTTGCTCAGGCATTCAGTATGAGGTTTGCTGTCAGCACAAACATTCAGTGGATTGACAGATTTGAAGACATCATAACACCTGAGCACGTCTACAACATGAAGATTCACCTCCACGTACCTTCTGAGACCGCGTTGATGTTCTCCAGGGCACCGTGTGCGGACTTGAAGGGTAAGAAAGCCGCCAACTTCACCACGCTGTTTAATTTACCGACGTTCAGCACACTTTCCTCCACCTGAAccagacagacaggtgtgtaAGTTAAAGAAGTTCTTCAGTAGTGGTGTTTAAACGTTTGGACCGGACCGTACCTGTGGTAACAGCATACcaatctcctccacctccttcaccgCGAATAAGGCGTAGCCCGCCGCGTGCTCGAACAGCACGTGCAACAGCACCTGGGGGACAGAGGTTCACGTTTCAGATCCGCCGTGCTCACGCGGGAAGTGCACCCAGCGAGTCTGCGCATGCGTCGGCGCACGAGCACCACGTGTTCACGCGGGGAAGTGCACCCAGCGAGTCTGCGCACGCGGCCGCGCACCACGTGTTTCCCCCCGCAGACCAAATCCGTCCTGCGTGGTTGCAAAACGATCACGGCCTACTTAACAAACGACGCGTAGCGAGGAGACGAATTACTAAACGACATTAAATCGTTTacattaaaacataaaacattaaaacataaaacattaaaacataaaacagcccCAGATCGCTCCGAGACTATAGTGTGCAAACATCTAGTCAGCACACATAGGCCCAGGCCTACCAGCTCAGATGGACAAATCTTTAAATCTTACGGACATCGAGGGCGCAACTACACTGCGAAGACTATTTTTGTACCCATATCACAAGACAAGCAACAAAATAACCCCCAAACGTATTTGGTTATCAGGGTGGAACTATAACTCCACACTTCTGGGGTTTACTTATCGAACTGGGCTAAAACGGAGAAGTCTGTGATTATAAAAATCTATCCTGCGGTTTGAGACTTTGACGCTTCCAGCTCTGACCGTTTCCACCACGTCTAACGGCGCATATAAAGCGGTTAAACGTACCATGTTGGGTTGGTCGGTGCTCCACGCAGCGCAGCGTCCTGCTCCTCCGCGTGCAACTCTTACAAGAAAGAAAAGTCGCACGCGCTCATGTTAACGGACGACCCTCTTTTTGTCTCGCGAGATTTGGGGACATGAGGCCCATGACGTCACTTTGGCGCCATCTGCAGGACATGCCGCAGCACGACAGTCACTTGTGCTGTGTTGGGGTAAAGCGATCTGGTCCAGGACGACGCAACAGCAGGCAACAGAGTAGCAGCTCAGTCCACTAGTTTAATTAGATGGTGCAGGCTTGCAAAAACACGGAGTCGGTGATTGTTGGAAGCGAAACAAAATGCAACAGCAGATCTTGTATATTTAAGTTCAGGCTCGAatgtcttattctctctctctctctctctcactcacacacacacacacacacacacacacacacacacacacacacacacacacacacacacacacacacacacacacacacagaatgtaaaagaaaacGACTCTGTCTCCACTTCTTCATACTTTTCTCCTAGGTTTGTTCTTCATATATTTGCAGTATAATTCATCTTTTCAATTATAATTTCTATGTGCTGGATCTATGCAGACGTACATAATCATCTTCACATAATGTCAACTGGCATTTATAGTCTTAATTTTTAAACACATCAGACACCACATATCTCTGCCAGGTGTTGCATATTTGTTTACTATGAGGCAAATGTGCTGTAACTTGTAACCACAACAAAGTGCTTTGATTCAACCCTGATGTAACAGATATTTGGTGCCAAGACAGGCGGTCTTTGCacagaggcgtggctaggcaactgccttgggcccctcccactgcagcccactgtaggggccccctgactagctgaattatttctcgcatattaatgttgatgggccccctagctaaattcgccttgagcccccaaattgctaagtccaccACTGTGCCAAGGTTTATCATCTAAAACCGGAAATACCACTGCTGACAGGATCTTCTGTAGAAGGAAAGTGTTGTGACATTCACCTCAGACTGCAGCACAAAGggagaacagagagaaaaaCAATGAGATTTCCCAGGATTCCATACAACTCTTCACGGACTTCATATGTACGTTTGCATTTAAGGGTTCCCCATTACTGCTTTTCACGTTTGCTGTTTTGCTGTTATTGGTACAGTTCAGTGAAATTGCGTTTTCACTTGAATTGAAAACGACAATTCTTGGTTCCTCTTTCCTGCTGATGCTACAGTATTTCTAGCTGCGTAGACCCATTACATAGAAATGGTGGATGATAAAAATGTGAGAATTTTATCGGCCACATTTACTGGAAGCATAAAACGGTAAGGTAAGTTCTAAAGGTCTCTATTCCCATAGGACAGAAACCTACGAGAGGGGATTAATAGTGGCAGTAAATGGAGACTGAGGAGTGTGGACTCGCATCAGTGCCACTATGTTATGATCAGAGACCAGCGGAGATACAACTCCATGTCTGACCCGCACGCTGTTAACGCTGCACCAAAAACCCACAGGATGTCGTCTCACTCTCGTCTCACTCTCGTCTCACTCTCTGTTGTCCATGTGAAAGATGGGAATCTATGGATAGAACTCAAAAGTGTCCTCGTGGTGAGTGTCATGACACAGCCTTTTCCTTAAGGTCCTACTCTCTTAAGGTCATTTCTGAATCACAGAAACCGTTTACAATTCTGCATGAATTTGACCTGAAATGTGATCGGATTTTTATTTAATTGCTAGGTAACGAGAACCCAATCATACCGAATGGCTCTGGTACATATATTTCTTACATTGCAGCAAATTTTACAACTTTTTCCCTTCAACAAAACCAGTTTCTATTACTGGTTATCTCTCATGGATTATGGATTCTACCACTTTGCATGTATGTGTTTCATCCAAGACTGTGAATGATGGAAGCTtggtgttgttggtgttgtgtgtttgtttgtgttgcaTATTGGTGTGTACAGTGGCTCTGTTGGTCAGGCATGTTCAAGGACACATCATATTCCAGAAGAAATGAGAGATGAGGTGTACAACGCCATCTACAGGAGCAGAGCTAAACTGCACCCCTTGTGTCACTGCCGTGTTCTAAATGTTGTTACTCAGATTAGGATAGAAACAGTCTACTAGTGTAACACGGAAACACTGGGTATGAGAGAGGGCTTGTGGGAAGACTGATGAACACGGAGTGTGTGTCGTGCTCTGCGTGTGTGCCGTGATCTGCGTGGTCTGTCCGTCTCCGTGGCTACTGCCTCTGCGTGGTCTATTTCTCCACATGTTTGTTGTGTGTTAATCACAGAAGACGAGCGGTGGAAGGAAGTGGAGACACGCCCAGACGAGAGCGGTACTGCCCGCTGAGCAGACGCCCAGGAAGGGTGTGACAAGAATGCAGAGGGGCAGTGGACAGGGCATTAAACCACTCAGCATGTGCAAGAGTTATATCTTATTATCAAGGCTTATCTAGGGTGTGTAGAGAGTATGAAGGCAGGGAAACTCGTTGCTGAACAGCTAagatacagtacagtacagatacagtacagtacagataCACTACACATCTGCTTTGTAAGACATAATGGAACATTTTATGGATAATTTGTGTAGAGAGGGAAACTCTCATTGGTGACATTGAAAATGCTTACATGTGAATTGACATTTCATGAGAGATAAATAACATTGACTTCCAAAACCTCCAAAATATTCTTCTGAATCACATACCATCAAACTATTTCCAGTGTTGTTCTGAGATCTGTAACCTTCTATAACGTTTTACCCGTAGAGGTACAGTGGCTGATTAAGATCCACACTGTCCACATCATTACCATCACCTTGTGTTCTTCTCATCACACGCCTCTTTAACATCTTTCACATCATAGTACGATTCAGGAGTCAagttcatttaaatgaaaatcaaGGTCTGAGTGAGCAAAGCATAACTGCTGTGTCATTTTCCCTATTTTGAAATGTGCTTTCAAGTAAATTAGGCAAGTCACCTTCCTAAGGTGTCAACTGTATGAGTTCAGGCCTGTAAGAGTAACCCCATAGGTCCAGCCCTGTAAGAGTAACCCCATAGGTCCAGCCCTGTCAGAGTAACCCCATAGGTCCAGCCCTGTAAGAGTAACCCCATAGGTCCAGCCCTGTAAGAGTAACCCCATAGGTCCAGCCCTGTAAGAGTAACCCCATAGGTCCAGCCCTGTAAGAGTAACCCCATAGGTTCAGTCCTGTAAGAATAACTCCATGAGCTCAGTCCTGTAAGAGTAACCCTAAATTCAGTCCTGTAAGAGTAACCCTAAATTCAGTCCTGTAAGAGTAACCCTAAATTCAGTCCTGTAAGAGTAACCCTAAATTCAGTCCTGTAAGAGTAACCCTAAATTCAGTCCTGTAAGAGTAACCCTAAATTCAGTCCTGTAAGAGTAACCCCATAGGTTCAGTCCTGTAAGAGTAACCCTAAATTCAGTCCTGTAAGAGTAACCCCATAGGTTCAGTCCTGTAAGAGTAACCCTAAATTCAGTCCTGTAAGAGTAACCCTATAGGTTCAGTTCTGTAAGAGTAACCCCATAGGTTCAGTCCTGTAAGAGTAACCCTAAATTCAGTCCTGTAAGAGTAACCCTATAGGTTCAGTCCTGTAAGAGTAACCCTATAGGTTCAGTTCTGTAAGAGTAACCCCATAGGTTCAGTCCTGTAAGAGTAACCCTATAGGTTCAGTCCTGTAAGAGTAACCCTAAATTCAGTCCTGTAAGAGTAACCCTAAATTCAGTCCTGTAAGAGTAACCCTAAATTCAGTCCTGTAAGAGTAACCCTAAATTCAGTCCTGTAAGAGTAACCCTAAATTCAGCCCTGTAGGAGTAACCCCATAAGAGTAACCCCATAGGTTCAGTCCTGTAAGAGTAACCCCATAAGAGTAACCCCATAGGTTCAGTCCTGTAAGAGTAACCCCATAGGTTCAGTCCTGTAAGAGTAACCCTAAATTCAGTCCTGTAAGAGTAACCCTAAATTCAGTCCTGTAAGAGTAACCCTAAATTCAGTCCTGTAAGAGTAACCCTAAATTCAGTCCTGTAAGAGTAACCCTAAATTCAGTCCTGTAAGAGTAACCCCATAGGTCCAGTCCTGTAAGAGTAACCCTAAATTCAGTCCTGTAAGAGTAACCCTAAATTCAGTCCTGTAAGAGTAACCCTATAGGTTCAGTCCTGTAAGAGTAACCCCATAGGTTCAGTCCTGTAAGAGTAACCCCATAGGTTCAGTCCTGTAAGAGTAACCCTAAATTCAGTCCTGTAAGAGTAACCCTAAATTCAGTCCTGTAAGAGTAACCCTAAATTCAGTCCTGTAAGAGTAACCCCATAGGTCCAGTCCTGTAAGAGTAACCCTAAATTCAGTCCTGTAAGAGTAACCCTAAATTCAGTCCTGTAAGAGTAACCCTATAGGTTCAGTCCTGTAAGAGTAACCCCATAGGTTCAGTCCTGTAAGAGTAACCCTATAGGTTCAGTTCTGTAAGAGTAACCCCATAGGTTCAGTCCTGTAAGAGTAACCCTAAATTCAGTCCTGTAAGAGTAACCCTATAGGTTCAGTCCTGTAAGAGTAACCCCATAGGTTCAGTCCTGTAAGAGTAACCCCATAGGTTCAGTCCTGTAAGAGTAACCCCATAGGTTCAGTCCTGTAAGAGTAACCCTAAATTCAGTCCTGTAAGAGTAACCCCATAGGTTCAGTCCTGTAAGAGTAACCCTAAATTCAGTCCTGTAAGAGTAACCCCATAAGAGTAACCCCATAGGTTCAGTCCTGTAAGAGTAACCCCATAGGTTCAGTCCTGTAAGAGTAACCCTATAGGTTCAGTCCTGTAAGAGTAACCCTAAATTCAGTCCTGTAAGAGTAACCCTATAGGTTCAGTCCTGTAAGAGTAACCCTAAATTCAGTCCTGTAAGAGTAACCCCATAGGTTCAGTCCTGTAAGAGTAACCCTAAATTCAGTCCTGTAAGAGTAACCCTAAATTCAGTCCTGTAAGAGTAACCCTAAATTCAGTCCTGTAAGAGTAACCCTATGCAGTAATGAGTTAATTCTTATAACTATTCTGTGGGCTGCACAAAAAGGGAGAACAGAGGGATAAAAAGgaagtttttgtttatttgttaaacgAGCTCTTTCCTTATTGCAACAGCAGATGTTTTATGCAGAGATATGAAGCTTATCCCTCTCTCACAGGCAGATGCAACCTTGGTCTGTCTACTTCTTATCGACTTCTACTGCTCTCCAGTACACAACAATCTAATTATGTCACCCACATTATGCAAAATAATACACAGGAAGAAACTCTTGACAAATATTCCTCAGCAGTAGTTAAAAAGGGCTTTTTGGTCACAGAATAGCTCATTTAAATCTATAAATCAGCTGTCCGGGGATTAGCTGATATTCTCTCGTAGTGTTCGTATGCTTTGGCCCATATGGCCGGGTCACGGGCCGCGGGCGCCGGAAGTGTGAGGGAACAGTCACTGTGGAAGTACTTCCCATTGATGTCCTGGGTTTCTTCAGCAACTGCGCAGTAGATCGCACTGACCGCACCTTCTTCTGAAGACTGGGGAAGAGAGCCAAGGTTCAGTTCGGTCTTCATGCTGAACTTCACAGTTTCACAATGCTTTTGGGAAATCCAGCCCACATCGTCACAACAAAGtctaaaaaaaaacaggatCCACCCAAAACCTCGGGCTGCAGCTCCATTAGCACTAATTACGCAATTAACTACGTACCTGTCCTGATCACATGATCAATTTTACTAGAGGAATATGGACAGAACGCACCACATGAAttacactgggggggggggggggggggggcatacaaACAAAGAAACAGCATTTGCCAGTCCAATGTTGCTGGAAATGACTTCATATATTCAAATGAGACTGTCATGACctaatttaatttattatttattattattatgtattggCATGATACCACCTATTATTAGAATTACAGTGAGCtaacaaaatcacacaatctTTCTGGTTTCTTTACACCTCCTGAGTTGAATTGTCCTCTAGTGAAAAATCTGAAAAGCTGTTCTCCAGGAAATTGCTTAAGAAGCCACATTTTATTCAGCTCTTTCCACGGACATCTAGTACCTCTTATTTGCCTGCTGTAAATTCTCAGTTTTGCTCTGAAGACATACAGGACTTACCTTgaggaaaaaaaaccccaccaAGTTAAAGATTAATCGAAGAAGCCAGTTGTAGTGTCTCATAATTTCAGTCACAACTGTTCCTGGATGCAAAGAGTTTGCTGTCACATctaaaaatcacacacacacacacacacacacacacacacacacacacacacacacacagccttggtTTGGTCACTTGTTTTCACAGTGATCAATGACAGGACAGTATATTCAATATTCAGCACATTTGAAACAGTAGTTTGCTGAACTAGAAGAGATGGAAATACAACATTTCCTGATATCAGTAAATTTGTCTTATCTGCTCTTCTATTAAACTACAGTAataacacagcaaaccttctgcTGTGCTGCAATGTGGTCCAACAGGTTTATCGACCATCTACTGAAAAACAGTAGATAACTAGTGCAAAGATATTCAGCAAGGTTGATCTTCAGTACATACAGCAAGCTACTtaataatgaatgaatgttacacttatatagcacctttcgacatacccaaggtcactttacaattaaCACAGTGACATCCAATCAGACGCCAGTGAGAAGCTTCAACTAGTTTCACACAGCGCACACTGCACCAGAAACCTCTGTCCCTGGGGACTGACTCatgtgcaggaaggggagagaggacactacacaggacagagcaccgtccaccactggacatagaCGCATAGACCACTGATTATTAAACATGGAGAGAAACACaatcattcacacacagagaatTTTTGTAGGGACAGCCAATGTAGCTATCATGTTCCCAGACTCTGGGAGGACACGGGAGACCCCGCACAAAACCCACACGGACATGGGGAGAAAACTCAACACCAGTTCAACAAGTTCAACAccacttgaacccaagaccccagtgcaaCTGTGAAAGCCACCAAATTACTGCAGAGGACACAAGTGCACTGCAGCCAGTCATGGACGCATCGTACGACTCTTTCGCAAGAAGAAATGacagagtaaaagtaaataaaatactGGAAAAGCGATTCCAGGAAGAGTATAAAAGAATTCACACCACAAACATGAAATAAAACACTTTCACTCAAATATGAGCATGTCGCAAAAAAGATCAAAGCAGAAATCAACCCTTATGTTTACAATTTTCTTTGTATTTGAAAGAAAAACCCTAATAAAAATGCAGAGATGCAGACGGAAACACTAACATTCAGATCTGTTATACACAGGGACTGGGTGGGGCCAGTTCTGCTGACCTTGGTGTGATTTGTTGACGTACCTGTGCCCTTCAGCCTACGTGCAAGCTCATTGGTCCAGATGATATTGTGGAGCTTCGTGTGGTTGTACACACTGTCCATGTGGTAACTCAGGTTTTCTCCACGGAGATGAGAGAAGTCTACCTCTCCTTTCTGGTGGTTAAAGGAAGAAACGTTCACGATTCGCGCTGGAGCTGATTTCTTCAGGAGATCTGACCAGAGGAGCAGAGAAAAAAACACTCATGTGCTCAACGGCACAGTTCTGAACCGTGTTGCAGTGTGGGTTAAGGGTCATAGGTCATATAGGAGCTTCAACAAGGCCAGCTCTAACCTAGCAGCAGACTGGTCAGGAGAAAAGGCCCGATGTGGTTGGTGGCAAAGGTCACATCCAGTCCATCTGCAGTGATTCCGCGGGGAAGACCTGCGCACACATCACATTATTGCATTATTCCACCCAGCACAAACAAGCGCATACGGGTCCAGACAGAGACTACACAGGTGAACGGCGCGTACACGGTCCAGCACTACCTGAGGCACCGGCGTTATTCACCAGAATGTGcagctccttctcctcctccaggaTTCGAGCGGCGAACCTGCGGACGGATTCGAGGGAGGAGGTGTCGACCAGCCGCAGGTGCACGTTCGGGTTGCCAGTGCGCTGCTGGATATCCCTCACCGCCGCGGTGCCACGGACCTCACTTCTGCATGCCAAAATGACCCGGGCCCCACGCTGAGCAAAGTCCAGAGCGATGAACTTCCCTATCCCTAAAAGAGGGACACAGTCCACACTTGGTCAGAGCACAGCAGAGGCCGAAGAGGACTGAAGTTGATGTTCCATTTGCATACAATCAAcataaaaatcatttaaaaaaaaccaataaaaaCACGTTTATTAATTTATGCATAAAACATTGTTTTCATATTGCTACCGAGTGAAAGCCTGATtcaaattaatctagattagaATCTGTAAAAAGCCCCAAACCGAGTACATTCTGTCTAACTGTTCTCTGCAGCTCACGAATTAGGAGGAATGAGTACCATATGAGCCTGTACAAACGAAAGAGAAGACACTCACACAGAACTCTTTGGATACAGCCTTGACTGGTCGTATTATTTTCAAACCACAAAGACAGGTTTTAAGACAGAGAGAACTACTTAGTAAACCTACAATCATTCAAGGGTTATTGTGTGCACATAATAAAACTAAACACCTCCGCATTCAAATATGCACGAACCTAATACTTCTTGTAACCGTGACGTGGAGCACTCGTttgcttttaaaaaaaatatgcACACTTCAAAAAACTTTCATTAACTTTTATGCTTGCACCAAGTAGCTGAAGATATGGAAGCTAATTTTATGCGTTTAAACACGTGTTAAATAGACCATAGACCTAAAGATCATTTCGTTTACGCGCAAAAGAGCACAAGATTTATGACTTACAAATATATATCGTGACTTTCAAAGGTAAAAGGTGTTTAACGTACCTGTATTGGCTCCCGTGACTATGGCCGTTTTACCTCTGAGCCGAACCGGACACGCACGCGGGGTCCAGGACCCTCTGCGCTGCAGCCGCACAAC from Brachyhypopomus gauderio isolate BG-103 unplaced genomic scaffold, BGAUD_0.2 sc167, whole genome shotgun sequence includes:
- the nop56 gene encoding nucleolar protein 56; protein product: MVLLHVLFEHAAGYALFAVKEVEEIGMLLPQVEESVLNVGKLNSVVKLAAFLPFKSAHGALENINAVSEGVVHADLKLFLETNLPGGKKKNLLGVADGKLGAALQEELGLSVQTGGVVAEILRGVRLHFSSLVKGLTAQAASKAQLGLGHSYSRAKVKFNVNRVDNMIIQSIALLDQLDKDINTFSMRVREWYGYHFPELIKIVSDNATYCKLAKLIGNRKELSEESLESLEEITMDGAKAQSILEASRSSMGMDISPIDLINIESFSSRVISLTAYRLQLQEYLRSKMSQVAPNLSTLIGEVVGARLISHAGSLTNLAKYPASTVQILGAEKALFRALKTRGNTPKYGLIFHSTFIGRAAAKNKGRISRYLANKCTIASRIDCFSEVPTSVFGDKLRDQVEERLAFYETGETPRKNLDVMKEAVAEASEVAAEIKRKLDKKEKKKKKREKRKLEALSTAEGEEEEEEEEEVKPKKSKTSREPEDCENGEAGKKKKRKLAAEVEVEEEEEEVPTNGLDEAALSKKKRRKAEPEVKQEVEPEAEQSKKKKKK
- the LOC143501265 gene encoding retinol dehydrogenase 11, coding for MFSEWTRIVSHPVWMVLTLILALVVRLQRRGSWTPRACPVRLRGKTAIVTGANTGIGKFIALDFAQRGARVILACRSEVRGTAAVRDIQQRTGNPNVHLRLVDTSSLESVRRFAARILEEEKELHILVNNAGASGLPRGITADGLDVTFATNHIGPFLLTSLLLDLLKKSAPARIVNVSSFNHQKGEVDFSHLRGENLSYHMDSVYNHTKLHNIIWTNELARRLKGTDVTANSLHPGTVVTEIMRHYNWLLRLIFNLVGFFFLKSSEEGAVSAIYCAVAEETQDINGKYFHSDCSLTLPAPAARDPAIWAKAYEHYERISANPRTADL